Within the Flavobacterium sp. N502536 genome, the region CACGGTTTGACCGTCTTTGTTTTTTCCGGTAATCATGATGTTTTTCAATCCCGCTCTTAGTCTTCCTAAACGGTTACCTTCGATTACATCAACTCCCATTTCATGAGGAGTACCAGTTCTCGTAGCAATAATATTACCTGAACCATTTTCAATTAGTATTCTCTCTCCAATTGCTGGCGCAGGAAGTATCTGAGTTACTGTAATATTTGTAAGTGGTCCTAATACAATATAAGGAGGTATACTTCCAACATTAATAGCTTCAGATTCTCTTACCCCTATTGTTATTGTTCTTCCGAACTCGATGTCACCAGTTGTGCTTGTGCTATACATCCATGGAGTTGTAAATGGAGTACCATCTTCAGTCTCTCCAGTTGCTAAATATCTCTGATGTATACCAATACTAGATTTTTCAGGGGCTAAATCAAGATTGTAGAATACAGATCTTCCAAGTGTTCCAACCGCGTAAGTTCCGCTGGCTCCTTCGATAACAGGAAGAATAACAGGTCCAATCCCTCCACCATTCCAATCAATGTAAGGGTAGACTTTCACATTTTTTACTTTTACAGGTATTGCTTGCATAATAATAGTTTTTGTCCTACTCATAAGGCTTTTCAGATCCGCCTTCGCGTTTTAACTGTGCGAAACAGTTCGTTTTTTAAGTGGGTTCTGCTCCACCGTTACAAATTCAATTCATCAGCTGATAATGAATGACTTAGAAAATATTTTTTCATTAATTTTCTATATCAAATCTATTTTAGATATGAAGATGGGAGCGAAAAAATGTTATAAAATGAGAATTCTCTGTCATAAAACACCAAAAAATCAGACATAAGATTATTCTTAAAAAAACCTCTTCAAACAAACTTTCATTTATTTTTGAAAGTTTAAAAACTTTTACTTACATTTGTTTCATGGAATTCAAAGAAGCAAAAAATAAGTTTGTACAAACCTGGGGAGCATTAGGTTCTCAATGGGGAATTAATAAAACCATGGCACAAATCCATGCTTTATTAATGGTTTCGAACGAAGCTGTTTCTATGGAAGACATCATGGACGAATTGCAAATTTCACGAGGAAATGCAAGCATGAACCTAAGAGCTTTAATGGATTGGGGAATTGTTTACAAAGAATACAAAGCCGGAGAAAGAAGAGAATTTTTTACTGCTGAAAAAGATCTGGACGAATTAGCCGTTAAAATTTCGAGAGAAAGAAGCAAAAGAGAAATCAAACCTGCTCTTAAAATTTTAAAAGAAGTTTCGACAATCGATGCAAATGAGTCTGCAGAAGAAAAACACTTTGTAGATCAAACGACTAAGCTGTATGATTTTGTTTTAAAAGCAGATAATATGTTAGACAAAATGACGGAATTCAATGAAAACTGGTTGGGACGTCTGGTCCTGAAAATCATGAAGTAACCTTCAAACTAAAAAAATTTAATTCGAACTTTCATTTTTTTCTGAAAGTTTAAAACAAACTATAATTATGAAAACGCTGGAAAACCAAACACTGCTTTACGACGAAGATTGTCCGCTTTGCAGCTTGTATACTACCGGCTTTGTAAAAAGCGGTATGTTAGATCAAAACGGAAGAAAATCATATTGTCAATTATCGGATGAAGAACAAAATTTTGTAGATCTCAAACGTGCACCAAATGAAATTGCGTTAATCGATAATACAACCAAAACCGTACTTTACGGGGTCGACAGTTTACTGAAAGTTATAGGATATTCATTTCCGTGGATTGAAAAAATAGGAAAGACAAAACCTGTTCATTTCGTACTAAGAAAACTCTATTCTTTTGTTTCCTATAACAGAAAAGTAATAATTCCCAGAGAAATAAAGGAAGAAAACAAATTACAATGCACCCCCGATTACAATTACAAGTATCGTTTTCTCTTTATCGGATTTGCCTTAACCGTAACAACAATCGTATTGTTTAGTTATTCCAATTTGATTTCAGTTCTGCCTCAAACCACTATCTGGAGAGAAGCCGTTTTAGCCTTTGGACAAATTGTATTTCAAAGTATCTTTATGCTAAAATCAGATCAAAAGACGATGCTCAATTATGCAGGCAATTTAATGACCGTTTCTTTAATGGGGTGCCTCATTTTGTTACCCATTTTAATTGCAACTCAGTTTATAAAGGTTCCTGAGCTTATCGTACTGGCCTGGTTTGGCATAACCGTTTTTATCATGTTTAAAGAGCATTTCAGAAGAATCAAAATTTTAAAACTTCCAAAATATCTCTGCCTCACCTGGATACTGTATCGAATAATTGCTTTATTATTAATTTTGAACTAATCTGTAAGTTTCCTGAATTTTTGCGAATTGCTTTTTAACTGATTCTTTACGCAAAGAACAATTCGCGTAGTTCTCCACTAAAAAAACAAAACCATGAATAAACTCATAATTGCAGCCGGAACAGGATTCCTGGGTCAGGTTTTAGTCCGTCATTTCAAAAACAAATTTGAAGAAATCGTTATCCTAACCCGCGGAAAATCTAAAATCATCGATGGAATCAAATATGTAAACTGGGATGCCAAAACTTTTTCGGGCTGGGAAAATGAACTGGAACAGGCAACGGTATTAATCAATCTTGCCGGAAAATCTGTTGATTGTCGTTATACTCAAAAAAATAAAAAAGAGATTCTACTGTCCCGAATCGAAAGCACCAGAATTTTAAACGAGGCTGTTTTAAAATGCAAAAAACCTCCAAAACACTGGTTGAACTCCTCTACTGCGACCATTTACCGATTTTCTCTGGACAAACAAATGGACGAAGAAGAGGGCGAAATAGGAAATAATTTTTCGATAAATATCGCTCTTTCCTGGGAGAAAGCCTTTTTTAAAACCGAAACTCCAAATACGATAAAAACGGCTTTACGAACGTCAATCGTTCTGGGCAAAAAAGGCGGAGCTTTTATTCCGTTAAAAGCTTTGGCGAAAATTGGTTTTGGAGGAAAACAAGGAAAAGGAAACCAATTTGTAAGCTGGATTCACGAAGATGATTTTGCGAATGCTATTGATTTTATAATTGAAAAAGAAATAGCCGGCGTCATAAATATTGTATCGCCAAGTCCCGTACCCAACATTGATTTTATGAAGAAGCTACAAAAAGCAGTTGGTTTTCCTTTTGGAATTCCACTCAATACCTTCTTTCTCGAAATCGGATCTTTTTTCATTCGAACAGAAACCGAATTGGTTTTAAAAAGCAGAAATGTAGTCCCGAAACGACTTTTAGAAAAAGGTTTTAAGTTTAAGTATGAAAATATTGATCCCGCTTTTCAAAATCTTTTATCGTAAAAAATCAAATGCCGAAACCGGGAAAAGCTATGATAAACACTATATGCGAAATCAGGTGTAGTCCCTACGGGACATTCTCGTGAGATGGAGCAACTTTTTTACCAAGATGTTGCTCCTAACGGAGCAACTTAAGCGGGACATTAGGTATAGTCCCTACGGGACACTCCTACGAGGTAGACATATAGTTACCAATATGTAATCTCTCCGAGATTAATTAGCTCATACAAATACATTCTAAAAAAAAGGGAAACTAATCGTCAAACTTAAATCCATGAAGCCGCTTTTTTAGGAGCAACATAAAAGCAACACAGTATACCAACTTAAAAAAAGTCTCGCAGAGACTTTACTAATCAATTAATCCCGGAGAGATAACATATAGTAACTTACCATATCCAACCTAAAAAAGTCTCGCAGAGACTTTACAAAACAACTAATCTCGGAGAGATTACATATCAGTAACGCCAATATATCCAACCTAAAAAAGTCTCGCAGAGACTTTACAAAACAACTAATCTCGGAGAGATTACATATCGGTAACGCCAATATATCCGACCTAAAAAATGTCTTGCAGAGACTTTACAAAACAACTAATCTCGGAGAGATTACATATCAGTAACGCCAATATATCCAACCTGAAAAAAGTCTCGCAGAGACTTTACAAAACAATTAATCTCGGAGAGATTACATATCGGTAACTTACCATATCCGACCTAAAAAATGTCCCGTAGGGATTAAACAATTGATACAACAAATGACAATCCTAAACCTTACAACCCGAATAAAAGCACCACAAAAAACAGTTTTTGATGCTGCACGAAATATCGATATCCATCAACAGTCGGCAAGTCCATCAAAGGAAAAAGCAATTGCCGGCGTTACCACCGGATTAATCAATTTAAACGAAACGGTTACTTGGCGTGGCAAACATTTTGGTTTTTACCTTACCCATAAAAGCCGAATAACTGCCATGCATTTTTACGATTACTTTGTTGATGAAATGGAGGAAGGAAAATTTAAATCATTTAAACATGAACATCTTTTTGAAAAAGAAAATGACCTCACCATTATGACAGATAAACTACAATATGAAACTCCTTTTGGACTGTTCGGAAAACTGTTTGATTATTTCTTTTTGAAAAAACATCTTACCAATTTCCTATTGGAAAGAAATAAAACGCTGAAAATAGTTTCTGAAAAACAACTTTAAATTTCTTACTTTTATAATCTAACACGATTTTCTAAAATCCGTAAACAATCTAAAACTAAACGTATGACTTTAAAAACGAAAATACTATCCGTCGCTTTTTTTGCTATTTCCTTCATTGGATTTGCACAAAGTAATTGTACAACATTAAAAGGCTGTGAGCGAAAACTATGTGAATTAAACACAAAATTAGTTGCTGCCAAAAAGGCCGGCAATCAAAATCAAATAAAGGGAATTGAAGATGCCATCTCTAAAACCAAAAAAAACTGCACGGTAAAAACAGTCAACAATGACCTTGACAAAAAAGTCAAAGAAAAACAACAAAAGGTCAAAGAAAAAACTGACGACCTCAACAAAGCCATAAAAGAGCAGGAAAGCAAAGAAAAAATTGAGAAAAAAAGAAAGAAACTAGCCGAAGCTAAAGCCGACTTAAATAAGGCCCTCGCAGAACAAAAAACGAAGTAAGATTTTATTTCACTCCTAAAGAAACTGATGTTTACGCATCGGTTTTTTTATTTTAGGAGAAACTGTTTTTAAAGCAACAGTATCATCAGCCACCAAAAAACCGGAACGCTTTCGACCCAAAAAGAAGTATAATATTTAGAGCGTTTAGGATTTGCAAACGCAATAAACAACATGAGCATGAGTACCATGATCAGATTGATTAAAACATCATGATAATTAAAAGTAGAAACAAAAACTTCCAGAACCCAAAACGGAATCAGCAACAAAAGCCCTAAAACTTTGGTTCGCTTTACTCCGATCGTTTGCGGAACAGTCTGTAAATGTGGATCATCATTGGCTAAATCAATAATTTCAAAAACCAGTACCAGAACAAAAACCAAAACAAACCGCTGAATGCATTTTATAAAAAAATCACTGGAAAAAGGAATCCCGGCATTTATTAAAGGTAAAACCAATGTGGTTCCTACCCAACAAATTGCGACTATATAAATTTTAACACCCGCCCAGTTGCGCGCATTTCTTCGATTTGGAAAAAACGGAAGCGTATAAAGTGCCGTTATTAAAAAAATCACCACCGAAACAATTTGAGTAATTCGCTTCAGCTGAAAAAAATAATAGCCCACCAAAAAGAGTGAAATAAAACTCAAAACGGCAATAATTTTCAGCTGATTCCCGATCAATTTTCTTTTAACACGAACCAATGCGTCGTATTTAACAAAATTATATCCCACAATTGTTCCAAAAAAAGCAAACATGGCCATCGCGTTATCGTACTGAA harbors:
- a CDS encoding GbsR/MarR family transcriptional regulator; amino-acid sequence: MEFKEAKNKFVQTWGALGSQWGINKTMAQIHALLMVSNEAVSMEDIMDELQISRGNASMNLRALMDWGIVYKEYKAGERREFFTAEKDLDELAVKISRERSKREIKPALKILKEVSTIDANESAEEKHFVDQTTKLYDFVLKADNMLDKMTEFNENWLGRLVLKIMK
- a CDS encoding TIGR01777 family oxidoreductase; this encodes MNKLIIAAGTGFLGQVLVRHFKNKFEEIVILTRGKSKIIDGIKYVNWDAKTFSGWENELEQATVLINLAGKSVDCRYTQKNKKEILLSRIESTRILNEAVLKCKKPPKHWLNSSTATIYRFSLDKQMDEEEGEIGNNFSINIALSWEKAFFKTETPNTIKTALRTSIVLGKKGGAFIPLKALAKIGFGGKQGKGNQFVSWIHEDDFANAIDFIIEKEIAGVINIVSPSPVPNIDFMKKLQKAVGFPFGIPLNTFFLEIGSFFIRTETELVLKSRNVVPKRLLEKGFKFKYENIDPAFQNLLS
- a CDS encoding SRPBCC family protein, encoding MTILNLTTRIKAPQKTVFDAARNIDIHQQSASPSKEKAIAGVTTGLINLNETVTWRGKHFGFYLTHKSRITAMHFYDYFVDEMEEGKFKSFKHEHLFEKENDLTIMTDKLQYETPFGLFGKLFDYFFLKKHLTNFLLERNKTLKIVSEKQL
- a CDS encoding DUF1090 domain-containing protein — translated: MTLKTKILSVAFFAISFIGFAQSNCTTLKGCERKLCELNTKLVAAKKAGNQNQIKGIEDAISKTKKNCTVKTVNNDLDKKVKEKQQKVKEKTDDLNKAIKEQESKEKIEKKRKKLAEAKADLNKALAEQKTK